A genome region from Purpureocillium takamizusanense chromosome 8, complete sequence includes the following:
- the ARP6_2 gene encoding Actin- protein 6 (COG:Z~EggNog:ENOG503NV2X~BUSCO:EOG0926229Z) — MAGGRKSKPPAPARPATTLVLDNGAYTLKAGLVRDGSPGEPRIVPNCIARDRARKIYVASDLDKCRDFGEIQFRRPVEKGFIVNWEAQKEVWDHELFDDKAPLKCDPAETRLLLAEPPNGLPALQTNCDQVVFEEYGFASYYRGVGPAFNAYHDVQSLFRTPTDVASVAGTPAEVMLLVDSGYSHTTVTPLLRGQPLHSAVRRLDVGGKLLTNYLARLISLRHFDVRNETYIVNEMKEAACYVSADFKSDLERTWRGTRGGRREDYLTGAGIVKDYILPDFHSRAKGELREYDPARHSKARKMAAAGSHADEDILTLRNERFAVPELLFNPSDMGMRQPGLADLIYQSLQELPLGLWPGLLANIVVVGGNTLFDGFVQRLQREVVQRFPDDCVVRVARPTDPIISTWTGAANMANHANVEKLVVTKQEYEELGAAIVARKFTTGINVP, encoded by the exons atggccggcggaCGCAAGTCCAAGCCCCCCGCCCCTGCACGGCCTGCGACGACCCTCGTTCTCGACAATGGCGCCTACACGCTCAAAGCAGGGCTGGTGCGCGACGGCTCCCCCGGCGAGCCGCGCATCGTGCCCAACTGCATCGCGCGCGACCGGGCTCGCAAGATCTACGTCGCGTCGGACCTCGACAAGTGCCGCGACTTTGGCGAGATTCAGTTCCGGCGGCCCGTCGAGAAAGGCTTCATCGTCAATTGGGAGGCCCAGAAGGAGGTCTGGGATCACGAGCTGTTTGACGACAAGGCGCCCTTGAAGTGCGACCCCGCGGAGACGCgtctgctcctcgccgaaCCGCCGAATggcctgccggcgctgcagaCGAACTGCGATCAGGTCGTCTTTGAGGAATACGGCTTTGCGAGCTACTACAGAGGCGTTG GTCCCGCGTTCAACGCCTATCACGATGTGCAGTCGCTTTTCCGGACCCCTACAGACGTCGCTTCGGTCGCCGGTACACCTGCCGAAGTAATGCTCCTCGTCGATTCCGGCTACTCGCACACGACCGTAAcgcccctcctccgcggccAGCCACTCCACTcggccgtccgccgcctTGACGTGGGTGGTAAATTGCTGACCAACTATCTCGCCCGACTCATCTCCCTACGGCACTTTGACGTGCGGAACGAGACGTACATTGTGAACGAGAtgaaggaggcggcgtgcTACGTCTCGGCAGACTTCAAGTCCGACCTCGAGCGGACCTGGAGGGGAACACGGGGGGGCCGTCGCGAGGACTACCTcacgggcgcgggcatcgTCAAGGATTACATCCTGCCGGACTTTCACTCCCGAGCCaagggcgagctgcgcgagtACGACCCCGCGAGGCACTCCAAGGCGCGCaagatggccgccgcgggcagccacgccgacgaggacatccTCACGCTGCGCAACGAGCGCTTCGCCGTGCCGGAGCTCCTCTTCAACCCCTCCGACATGGGCATGCGCCAGCCCGGCCTCGCGGACCTGATATACCAGTCGCTGCAGGAGCTGCCCCTGGGCCTCTGGCCGGGCCTGCTCGCCAACAttgtcgtcgtgggcggcaacACCCTGTTCGACGGCTTCGtgcagcgcctgcagcgcgaggTCGTGCAGCGGTTCCCGGACGACTGCGTCGTGCGcgtggcgaggccgacggaTCCCATCATCAGCACGTGGACGGGTGCCGCCAACATGGCCAACCACGCCAACGTCGAGAAGCTGGTCGTGACGAAGCAGGAGtacgaggagctgggcgccgCGATTGTCGCGCGCAAGTTCACCACCGGCATCAACGTCCCTTGA
- a CDS encoding uncharacterized protein (COG:S~EggNog:ENOG503NXAD) — translation MSQATVDSQTREEPEIASSSLNLFDIFHNSLILRNTVPHLPASSILNLAATDRSFRALINQTPGVFRHLDLTRVKTAQFDIDEIDHGGQVWRNVQLDEYLTEDDFYSGPLRGVFSTLKRRDILQDVQTLILDGLSVTSELCYDIINDPAFSVRILSIRDVKHLNHGKLRGALQYACRTTRPDNTPRLKALYVFGSKDSALTDDSPSGSTAPEQRSHDGHSHGSAISAGWNHKSQLALTSALRHGGDAWWSKKGRLISRPISNEWVNCLVACEGLIAFDAVLCHGPRHHNSPVFGKTTAPLRIDPNEPEIATFAVSGCESCGQAPEGLRRPQTSQPMSLPLLAPPPLLSSSIRAATSPHPHRGSDDAHHEELSFVARCMDCLRERYCAGCHKWWCEDCYQLPGQYATSGPEVSNIVVVEPEDGEDDDAAVSVSESLQTIAITASPKIKTRIAKSCWECGNNCDSCIDQTQRVCRKCCAGYCIIHNEGSSATHCDWCMSRGRGLGRL, via the exons ATGAGCCAAGCTACCGTCGACAGTCAAACGCGTGAAGAGCCCGAGAtagcatcatcatccttgAACCTCTTCGACATCTTCCACAACTCTCTCATCCTCCGCAATACTGTTCCCCATCTTCCCGCCTCCAGCATTTTGAACCTCGCAGCAACCGACCGATCCTTCCGGGCTTTGATCAACCAGACTCCGGGCGTCTTCAGACACCTCGATCTCACACGAGTCAAGACCGCCCAATTCGACATTGACGAGAtcgaccacggcggccaggttTGGCGCAATGTGCAGCTTGATGAGTATCTGACCGAAGATGA TTTTTACTCTGGCCCGCTGAGAGGAGTCTTCTCGACCCTCAAGCGACGCGATATCTTGCAGGATGTGCAGACCCtgatcctcgacggcctctcCGTCACGTCGGAATTGTGCTACGATATCATTAATGACCCAGCTTTCAGCGTGCGCATCCTGTCCATTCGTGATGTCAAGCACCTGAATCACGGAAAGCTGCGTGGCGCGCTGCAGTACGCATGCCGTACCACCCGCCCTGATAACACGCCGCGCCTCAAGGCTCTGTACGTGTTCGGCTCCAAGGACTCGGCCCTGACCGATGATTCGCCCTCTGGTTCAACCGCCCCCGAACAGCGATCGCACGACGGTCATTCTCATGGTTCGGCCATTAGTGCAGGGTGGAACCATAAGAGCCAGCTGGCATTGACAAGCGCGCTTCGTCACGGGGGTGATGCCTGGTGGTCAAAAAAGGGGCGTCTCATCTCACGCCCAATTTCGAACGAATGGGTCAATTGCTTGGTCGCTTGTGAGGGACTCATCGCGTTCGATGCCGTCTTGTGCCacggccctcgccatcacAACTCACCAGTCTTCGGCAAGACGACGGCTCCCCTTCGCATCGATCCCAACGAGCCAGAGATCGCCACCTTCGCAGTGTCCGGGTGCGAGAGCTGCGGTCAGGCGCCCGAGGGTCTGCGCCGGCCGCAGACGAGCCAGCCGATGAGTCTCCCAttgctcgcgccgccgccgctgctctcATCTTCTATTCGCGCCGCGACCTCTCCTCACCCGCACCGGGGCTCAGACGACGCACACCACGAGGAGCTCAGCTTCGTTGCCCGGTGCATGGACTGCCTCCGCGAGCGTTACTGCGCCGGCTGCCACAAATGGTGGTGCGAAGATTGCTATCAACTTCCTGGGCAGTATGCGACGTCGGGGCCGGAGGTCAGCAACATTGTCGTCGTGGAGCCCGAAGACggtgaggatgatgacgctGCCGTGAGTGTGTCCGAGAGCCTGCAGACGATTGCCATCACCGCGAGCCCCAAGATCAAG ACTCGCATCGCAAAGAGCTGCTGGGAATGCGGCAACAAC TGCGATTCTTGCATCGATCAGACCCAGCGCGTGTGCAGAAAGTGCTGCGCCGGGTACTGCATCATCCACAACGAAGGGTCCTCGGCAACGCAC TGCGACT GGTGCATGTCACGCGGGCGCGGTCTCGGCCGCCTGTAG
- a CDS encoding uncharacterized protein (COG:O~EggNog:ENOG503NUMV), translated as MDETLELRWSSTYSVVSPDSIGIKNLSGDKIILPQSALEQLLAAASPRRSAGATFTSNDPFNPYSVGFVAGRSQDESSQQLPHPLTFRLVNPKNNNTVFAGIREFSAPEGTLCLSPFLVEMLGIEETQLASAKDADAQHAVDPIAEDIASESPRIEVRAKQLPKGTYVRLRPLEAGYNPDDWKSLLERHLRENFTCLTKNTVLSVHGVRGETFNFLVDKFAPEGDAVCVVDTDLEVDIEALNEEQARETMRQIMTKNQSATTSGSSPGGELNIWKDMQGQVSPGDYVDYVLPSWDRAQPLTIVLGDVGSEDMLDLFVTPKSSQQRALPRASTHVFGNFDPPEQGRKTISISPSNVEMQGAESILVSVHAYHAPSETHEPSSYTIRAMVGDADNDDTTDAMDGIQEHNKDEEQCKNCLQWVPKRTMMLHESFCRRNNILCPNCKSVFKKDSTEWEAHWHCPHDRAYGNSAASKAKHDEDYHADRQCPSCAFSTNSLADLARHRTSVCPGKLILCRFCHLEVPQEGDPFNPSPEVALSGMTAHELADGARTTECHLCDKIVRLRDMETHLKHHELDKVSRSKPQICRNVNCGRTLHGVGPKGQVGANTAQGQGPGNDMGLCSLCFGPLYVSMHDPEGKALRRRIERRYLQQMMSGCGKSHCANEWCKTGRANMGLDPKGSSAQAALPLVKPLLEKIPNPAEPAYFCVDDANQRRRKLAEMVAAENVWELEWCVAAAEAERGNLDKVREWLQAWAPKR; from the coding sequence atggacgaAACTCTAGAGCTCCGCTGGTCGAGCACGTACTCCGTCGTGTCTCCAGACTCAATCGGCATCAAGAACCTTTCTGGCGACAAGATCATACTTCCTCAAtccgccctcgagcagcttcttgCAGCTGCATCGCCGCGACGGTCAGCCGGAGCGACCTTTACCTCGAACGATCCCTTCAATCCATATAGCGTCGGCTTTGTGGCCGGCCGAAGCCAAGATGAAAGCAGCCAACAGCTTCCGCACCCGCTCACGTTTCGACTGGTCAACCCGAAAAATAACAACACTGTCTTTGCGGGCATTCGCGAATTTTCTGCTCCCGAGGGGACGTTATGCCTAAGTCCATTCCTGGTCGAAATGCTGGGGATCGAAGAGACACAGCTAGCATCTGCGAAGGATGCGGATGCTCAACACGCTGTGGATCCAATAGCTGAAGACATAGCTTCTGAATCTCCTCGCATCGAAGTCCGCGCCAAGCAGCTACCGAAAGGCACGTACGTGCGATTACGACCCCTCGAAGCGGGCTACAATCCAGATGACTGGAAGTCTCTCCTCGAACGACATCTCCGAGAGAATTTTACGTGTCTGACCAAGAATACCGTGCTATCGGTTCATGGTGTTCGAGGCGAGACGTTCAATTTTTTGGTAGATAAATTTGCGCCAGAGGGTGACGCAGTCTGCGTCGTGGACACAGACCTGGAAGTTGATATTGAAGCACTCAATGAGGAACAGGCACGGGAGACTATGCGCCAGATTATGACGAAGAATCAATCCGCGACCACGAGCGGTAGCTcccctggcggcgagcttAACATCTGGAAAGACATGCAGGGTCAGGTTTCGCCCGGGGATTACGTTGATTAcgtcttgccgtcctggGATCGCGCACAACCATTGACCATCGTACTTGGCGACGTTGGAAGCGAGGACATGCTCGATCTGTTCGTCACGCCAAAGTCGTCTCAGCAACGGGCGTTGCCACGGGCCTCAACTCATGTCTTCGGGAACTTCGACCCCCCTGAACAAGGACGCAAAACTATCTCAATCTCACCATCTAATGTGGAAATGCAAGGAGCCGAGTCGATCCTTGTGTCGGTACACGCGTATCATGCGCCGAGCGAGACGCACGAACCATCGTCCTATACAATCCGAGCTATGGTCGGCGATGctgacaacgacgacactACCGACGCCATGGATGGCATACAGGAGCACAATAAGGATGAGGAACAGTGCAAGAACTGCTTGCAATGGGTACCAAAGCGGACCATGATGCTCCACGAGAGCTTCTGCAGGAGGAATAACATACTCTGCCCGAACTGCAAGTCTGTCTTCAAGAAAGATTCGACCGAATGGGAAGCACACTGGCACTGCCCGCACGACAGGGCTTACGGAAATTCGGCAGCGAGCAAGGCGAAGCATGACGAAGACTACCACGCGGATCGGCAATGCCCTTCGTGCGCCTTCTCGACAAACTCTCTTGCAGACCTTGCTCGGCATCGGACATCAGTCTGTCCAGGCAAGCTGATTCTGTGTCGCTTTTGCCACCTCGAAGTGCCACAGGAAGGTGATCCTTTCAATCCATCTCCAGAAGTTGCCTTGTCCGGCATGACGGCGCATGAATTAGCAGACGGGGCCCGAACGACAGAATGCCACCTCTGCGATAAAATCGTTCGATTGCGAGACATGGAGACTCATCTCAAACACCATGAATTGGATAAGGTCAGCCGTTCAAAGCCACAGATCTGTCGTAACGTCAATTGCGGCAGAACATTGCATGGCGTTGGACCGAAAGGACAAGTCGGGGCCAACACggcccaaggacaagggccCGGGAACGATATGGGCCTTTGCTCGCTCTGCTTCGGCCCGCTATATGTGAGCATGCATGATCCTGAAGGAAAGGCGCTGCGTCGGCGGATAGAAAGGCGGTATCTTCAACAGATGATGAGCGGTTGCGGGAAGTCGCATTGTGCCAATGAATGGTGCAAGACGGGCCGCGCCAACATGGGCCTGGACCCCAAAGGGTCCTCTGCCCAAGCCGCCCTGCCACTTGTCAAACCACTGCTTGAGAAGATTCCGAACCCCGCAGAGCCGGCGTACTTCTGCGTCGATGATGCGAACCAGAGGCGGAGGAAGCTGGCAGAGATGGTTGCTGCAGAGAACGTGTGGGAACTCGAGtggtgcgtggcggcggccgaggcagaAAGGGGTAATCTGGACAAGGTGAGGGAATGGCTGCAGGCGTGGGCACCAAAGCGCTAG
- the SIP5 gene encoding SNF1-interacting protein (COG:S~EggNog:ENOG503NWJ5~BUSCO:EOG09263RF8), whose amino-acid sequence MGNSNTKESRGEGGEGLDARRNDGRPRRMSRGDLGGLLSLQTGSRERERQDAPFERRETRQEREARRLERERVARAKERERSMREEHIDGGFLVTLGTYTGTEDFSKPVVRQLQIERKIAPFWRGLNDWSESWAEHQLVAAARGLPIPAADAPPDPELMPRPVPPTSASTQNLNNLTVPLGPRTMSAASDRSESANGSNLPSPTTGGTAKSSSIKPRAKALAAALSVSSRNASSTDLAPKEMMLPHDPFINGQPIEVYLYKDASECPICFLSYPPYLNRTRCCDQPICSECFVQIKRADPHLPEHHPDGAARDPNEGLNPDDPPEMLISEPAACPYCQQPEFGVTYEAPPFRRGLVYTAAPSNFGSTAMSSQSSLNSTLPPTSPQQHGRRRTHSLSATAPGVITTDRVRPDWCTKLASARAHQARRAAAATALHTAAFLVGATEQRSLLRGGRFGRRNTGTGSNGTSTPGPENGTSAIGAPDGLEPGERGSSAGRGDGTRRTRMEELEEMMFMEAVRLSLASEEERKRKEEKAIRKEAKKRQQAERKAQKKQSKDPYGGALSGASGSSLSLGLGRRRGNSAASNLRMEVTAPGASQSPRGDESPASEHEDNVGKGKGVDRGTSEPTTPATTGPSLPIPTTSPRGGSHLRQMSNASSLGSSLADTPSGSYSGPGFVGPEGTGSSRQGRNDDGDGNEPLFNFRSLAELVGVNIDDGSANAGTSGGAESPQAAHDGTGRPLSQVKEDEKEEAESEHVEARESESEKPSGGAADNVEDLEKTITLPPQVTLTPQGSSAGNGAESAENSRRIALCPEVTLTPETPVPLDESKTEDKRLGHSNIMEQAAPIAQ is encoded by the exons ATGGGCAATTCAAACACAAAGGAGTCgcgcggcgaaggcggcgagggcctaGACGCTCGCCGGAATGATGGCCGACCCCGCCGCATGAGCCGAGGCGATCTCGGCGGTCTCCTGAGCCTGCAGACCGGCTCTCGCGAACGAGAGCGCCAGGATGCCCCGTTTGAACGTCGGGAGACAAGacaggagcgcgaggcccggAGACTAGAACGAGAGCGCGTTGCCCGTGCCAAGGAGCGAGAGCGTAGCATGCGCGAGGAAcacatcgacggcggcttcCTTGTCACTTTGGGTACCTACACTGGCACCGAGGACTTCAGTAAACCAGTTGTGAGGCAGCTACAG ATTGAGCGGAAGATCGCCCCCTTCTGGCGTGGCTTGAATGACTGGTCTGAGAGCTGGGCGGAACATCAACTCGTTGCGGCGGCCCGTGGTCTCCCCATTCCCGCAGCGGATGCACCGCCCGACCCCGAACTGATGCCTCGCCCCGTCCCGCCTACGTCTGCATCCACACAGAATCTCAACAATTTGACAGTGCCTTTGGGGCCTCGCACGATGTCTGCGGCCTCGGATCGCAGTGAATCCGCCAATGGATCCAACTTACCATCCCCTACTACTGGAGGGACAGCAAAGAGCTCATCGATAAAGCCAAGGGCGAAGGCGCTTGCAGCTGCTCTGAGCGTGAGCTCCCGGAACGCCTCATCCACCGATCTGGCGCCGAAAGAGATGATGCTGCCTCATGATCCGTTCATCAACGGCCAGCCCATCGAAGTCTACCTATACAAGGACGCTTCGGAGTGCCCAATCTGTTTCCTCTCTTACCCTCCCTATCTCAACCGCACTCGCTGCTGCGACCAGCCTATATGCAGCGAGTGCTTTGTTCAGATCAAGCGCGCGGACCCGCATTTGCCTGAGCATCACCCCGACGGCGCTGCCCGGGACCCCAACGAGGGTCTCAATCCCGACGACCCCCCAGAAATGCTCATCTCGGAGCCAGCAGCCTGTCCCTACTGCCAGCAACCCGAGTTCGGCGTCACGTACGAGGCTCCACCATTCCGACGAGGGTTGGTGTACACAGCGGCACCCTCTAATTTTGGGTCAACAGCCATGTCGTCACAGAGTTCACTCAACTCAACCCTGCCACCTACATCCCCTCAGCAACATGGGCGTAGGCGAACGCATagcttgtcggcgacggcccctGGTGTCATCACCACGGACCGCGTGCGACCGGACTGGTGTACCAAACTGGCGTCTGCACGGGCACATCaggcgcgccgcgcagcagcagcgactgCCCTCCATACAGCAGCATTCCTGGTTGGCGCAACTGAACAGCGGTCACTCTTGCGCGGCGGACGTTTCGGTCGTAGAAATACCGGTaccggcagcaacggcacgAGCACTCCAGGACCCGAAAACGGCACTTCTGCCATTGGAGCACCTGATGGCTTGGAGCCGGGTGAGCGGGGCTCATCTGCTGGTCGTGGAGATGGGACTAGGCGGACCAGAATGGAAGAATTGGAAGAAATGATGTTCATGGAGGCGGTACGACTGTCGTTGGCCAGCGAAGAGGAGCGCAAGCGAAAGGAGGAGAAGGCCATCAGAAAAGAGGCCAAGAAACGCCAACAAGCCGAACGAAAGGCACAGAAGAAGCAAAGCAAAGATCCTTATGGAGGAGCCTTGAGCGGCGCTAGCGGCAGTAGCCTTTCCCTCGGACTTGGTCGCAGGAGGGGAAATAGCGCCGCAAGCAACTTGAGGATGGAAGTCACTGCCCCAGGCGCGTCACAGTCTCCGAGAGGCGACGAATCCCCGGCGTCGGAGCACGAGGATAACGttggcaagggcaagggcgtcgaCAGAGGGACATCAGAGCCGACAACCCCGGCGACCACGGGACCATCGCTTCCGATACCTACGACGAGCCCGCGCGGGGGGTCTCACCTACGGCAGATGAGCAACGCATCCTCCCTCGGGTCGTCTCTTGCCGATACACCATCGGGCAGTTATTCTGGCCCTGGCTTCGTGGGGCCTGAGGGTACCGGCAGTTCGCGTCAAGGTCGGAACGATGACGGAGATGGCAACGAGCCCTTGTTCAACTTTCGAAGCCTAGCGGAGCTTGTCGGTGTCAATATCGATGATGGATCTGCAAATGCAGGCACAAGTGGGGGCGCGGAATCGCCACAGGCCGCGCATGACGGTACAGGCCGACCTCTTTCTCAAGTCAAGGAGGACGAAAAGGAAGAAGCCGAATCAGAGCATGTGGAAGCTCGTGAATCAGAATCGGAGAAGCCCAGTGGTGGAGCCGCAGACAATGTCGAAGACCTCGAAAAGACGATTACTCTCCCGCCGCAGGTTACACTCACGCCGCAGGGGTCGTcggccggcaacggcgccgaaAGTGCAGAGAACAGCCGCCGCATTGCGCTGTGCCCCGAGGTGACCTTGACACCAGAGACGCCAGTACCGCTAGACGAGTCTAAGACGGAGGACAAGCGGCTAGGGCATTCCAACATCATggagcaggcggcgcccatTGCTCAGTGA
- a CDS encoding uncharacterized protein (EggNog:ENOG503P3EM~COG:S) translates to MATRSLADEVASLNAIVTSALSLFSNLQDVLEQINPPPSSRPPTSSTSAPRVSRQTSPPAVDAVPLAKDCAELIKAHSAKIVLLLTHEPYSPKAAVSVITQLMQSPVAVLVTAAQGCVAEDYTLHFRTDFVVYCRLVLTRLIELFSWIPLDGCLAPASNSPNLIVGKLWSACDNIIDMAKVGVKGYIAAKIDNWRDTLKDIRVELKGWSMEEPDGAQDNEEDKDEEDDDGVNSSDEAQDLVDQLMGGPDPIPADDPHEIRPRLNVAIKRLGLIYLFYQAVVKRRIKTAPTLPPPSRGAAIDVCKRLEDALVVLEKLPDHFEAIAHALYDQDTELADTTMDICMTETSIAVQLLKSDWQGDRDDEFSKWLHKFQTQFQECGLSDGS, encoded by the coding sequence ATGGCGACGAGATCGCTGGCAGATGAGGTCGCCAGCCTCaacgccatcgtcacctcGGCTCTGTCGCTCTTCAGCAATCTCCAGGACGTCCTGGAACAAATCAACCCTCCCCCATCCTCCCGTCCCCCgacctcgtccacctcggcgccccgCGTCTCACGACAAACGTCCCCGccagccgtcgacgccgtccctCTCGCTAAAGACTGTGCAGAGTTGATCAAGGCGCACAGCGCAAAGATCGTGCTGCTCCTGACCCACGAGCCCTACAGTCCGAAGGCGGCGGTTTCTGTCATCACCCAATTGATGCAATCCCCGgtggcggtgctggtgaCGGCTGCACAAGGTTGCGTCGCCGAAGACTACACGCTTCATTTTCGAACAGACTTCGTGGTCTACTGCCGATTAGTCTTGACGCGACTGATTGAGCTCTTCAGCTGGATCCCACTCGATGGCTGTCTCGCGCCTGCCAGCAACAGCCCGAACTTGATCGTGGGCAAGCTTTGGAGCGCCTGCGACAACATCATCGATATGGCCAAAGTAGGCGTCAAGGGCTACATTGCTGCAAAGATTGACAATTGGAGAGATACGCTCAAAGATATCCGCGTTGAGCTGAAGGGGTGGAGTATGGAGGAGCCCGACGGGGCCCAAGACAACGaagaggacaaggacgaagaggacgacgacggtgttAACTCCTCCGACGAAGCccaggacctcgtcgaccagctcaTGGGCGGGCCCGATCCCATCCCTGCTGACGATCCGCACGAGATCCGCCCCCGACTGAACGTTGCCATCAAGCGGCTTGGCCTCATATATCTGTTTTACCAAGCCGTGGTGAAGCGACGCATCAAGACGGCCCCCACGctgcctcccccctcccgcggcgctgccatCGACGTTTGCAAGCGTCTCGAGGacgctctcgtcgtcctggagAAGCTGCCGGATCATTTTGAAGCCATCGCTCATGCCTTGTACGATCAAGACACGGAACTTGCCGACACGACCATGGACATTTGCATGACCGAGACGTCCATCGCGGTCCAGTTGCTTAAGAGCGACTGGCAAGGCGACAGAGACGACGAATTCTCCAAGTGGCTGCACAAGTTCCAAACGCAATTTCAAGAGTGCGGGCTAAGTGACGGGTCATAG
- a CDS encoding uncharacterized protein (BUSCO:EOG0926195C~EggNog:ENOG503NY9J~COG:T~SECRETED:SignalP(1-20~SECRETED:cutsite=AAA-AG~SECRETED:prob=0.3268)), with the protein MQQPRSLVLLGAISSVTAAAAGSLPRGVGPEFESYYVSKTEFTCITDASIKLSWDRVNDNTCDCPDGSDEPGTAACAYLDPLSPQQPLPGSPSGSTSTKNALPGFWCPNKGHIGSYVPFVYVNDGVCDYDLCCDGAEEFAGVGGTKCENRCVEIGKEHRNLEEEKRKNMEKAEKKRKTMAKEAKELRRRVEVRLADLVDEIKELEAKKDDLQRKFAAIELQEKGKVVRGEGGGGKLGVLVGVAKARVNELRNTLDGVLQQRNNLRTQVDELESILRKFKEEYNPNFNDEGVKAAVKSFEDYSARQGMEANDQFPDSEIEEVLKEDSDTIGVNWKEFEELGDDTDILYNFEAYLPSFLRNLIHDKVNSLRVWLIQNGMLADSGKAGTESHLVKAAREAVEAADRELNDKIRRRGDEQDDLKKDYGPQDIFRALKGKSVSIEAGEYTYELTWLERTSQNSKKGHGNTNMGNFARIDREMADDEERLDGKSLGKGERMVMRYEGGQGCWNGPQRRTDVWLGCAEKEEVWRVSEAEKCVYKMEVGTPAACEPAPAKAGHAGKDEL; encoded by the exons atgcagcagccacggTCTCTGGTGCTGTTGGGCGCCATCTCTTCCGTCaccgcggctgctgcgggcagCCTGCCGCGCGGTGTCGGCCCAGAAT TTGAGTCGTACTACGTTAGCAAAACCGAGTTTACTTGTATAACGGATGCATCCATCAAGCTGAGCTGGGACCGAGTCAACGACAACACGTGCGACTGCCCTGACGGATCCGACGAGCCAGGCACGGCCGCCTGTGCCTACCTCGATCCCCtctcgccgcagcagcccctaCCTGGCTCACCTTCTGGCAGCACGAGCACGAAAAATGCGCTCCCGGGGTTCTGGTGCCCCAACAAGGGCCACATTGGCTCCTATGTGCCCTTCGTGTACGTAAACGACGGCGTGTGCGACTACGACCtctgctgcgacggcgccgaggaatTCGCCGGCGTTGGGGGCACAAAGTGCGAGAACCGCTGCGTCGAGATCGGCAAAGAGCATCGCAACTTggaagaggagaagcgcAAAAACATGGAaaaggcggagaagaagagaaagacgatggccaaggaggccaaggagctgcgCCGACGCGTGGAGGTGCGCCTGGctgacctcgtcgacgagatcaaggagctcgaggccaaaAAGGACGACTTGCAGAGGAAGTTTGCCGCCATCGAGCTCCAAGAGAAGGGCAAGGTAGTCCGTGGCGAAGGCGGTGGAGGCaagctcggcgtccttgtcGGTGTGGCCAAGGCCCGGGTCAACGAGTTGCGCAAcaccctcgacggcgtcttgCAGCAGCGTAACAATCTGCGTACccaggtcgacgagctggaatCGATTCTGCGCAAGTTCAAAGAAGAGTATAACCCCAACTTCAACGACGAaggcgtcaaggccgcggTCAAGTCATTCGAGGACTACTCGGCACGCCAGGGAATGGAGGCCAACGATCAGTTTCCCGACTCGGAGATTGAGGAGGTACTCAAAGAGGACAGTGATACAATTGGTGTGAACTGGAAGGAGTTTGAGGAGCTGGGTGATGACACCGACATCC TGTACAACTTTGAAGCATACTTGCCTTCCTTTCTCCGTAACCTGATTCACGACAAAGTCAACTCGCTGCGAGTGTGGCTCATTCAGAACGGTATGCTGGCTGACTCTGGCAAGGCTGGGACTGAGTCACACCTCGTCAAGGCGGctcgcgaggccgtcgaggccgctgACCGCGAGCTCAATGACAAGATccggcgccgtggtgacgAGCAGGATGACCTGAAGAAGGACTACGGGCCCCAAGACATCTTCCGAGCTCTCAAGGGCAAGTCAGTGAGCATCGAGGCAGGCGAGTACACGTATGAGCTCACGTGGCTGGAGCGGACGTCGCAGAACTCGAAGAAGGGTCATGGCAACACCAACATGGGCAACTTTGCACGTATCGACCGGGAAatggccgacgatgaggaacGTCTCGACGGCAAGAGTCTGGGCAAGGGAGAGAGGATGGTGATGCGCTACGAGGGTGGGCAAGGGTGCTGGAACGGACCGCAGCGACGGACCGATGTCTGGCTGGGATGCGCCGAAAAGGAGGAGGTCTGGAGGGTCAGTGAGGCGGAGAAGTGCGTCTACAAGATGGAGGTCGGCACTCCCGCGGCGTGTGAGCCAGCACCAGCCAAGGCTGGTCATGCTGGCAAGGATGAGTTGTGA